One Syntrophaceae bacterium DNA window includes the following coding sequences:
- the acpS gene encoding holo-ACP synthase has protein sequence MIDAVGVDIADAERIRKALARWGEKFVERTFSAREARYCRRHRDPAPRFAARFAAKEAFIKCMGSSRGLPWNEIELLNDRSGKPRLEFSERIRRQLDARGVQRVHVSVSHTGPYAVAFVVFET, from the coding sequence ATGATCGATGCCGTCGGGGTGGACATCGCCGATGCGGAGCGCATCCGGAAGGCCCTCGCACGCTGGGGGGAGAAGTTTGTCGAGCGGACCTTCTCCGCGCGGGAGGCCCGGTACTGCAGGCGCCACCGGGACCCAGCGCCTCGATTCGCGGCGCGTTTCGCGGCCAAGGAGGCCTTCATCAAGTGCATGGGGTCGTCCCGCGGCCTGCCGTGGAACGAGATCGAGCTGCTCAACGACCGCTCCGGGAAGCCGCGTCTGGAGTTTTCGGAGAGGATCCGCCGGCAGCTTGACGCCAGAGGGGTGCAGAGGGTTCATGTCAGCGTCTCACACACCGGACCTTATGCCGTGGCGTTCGTCGTGTTCGAAACCTGA
- a CDS encoding DUF2520 domain-containing protein: MSERPNRERIAILGAGKVGTALGHLLGKAGHDVVAVAGRSLEAARRAVAYTGGTATTDFTAAAQGADCILVTTSDDAIEGVCRAVSAAGGFRMGSKVVHTSGVGGLDLLRSARRRGARTACIHPLQTFADVQSAISKIPGSTFGVTADEEILTWADRLVEDLGGRPFHVSPEDKPLYHAAACMASNYLVTLMYLVEEIYGRMGLSREEAHRAFWPLVRGTVANIESKGTIPSLTGPIARGDGGTVRKHLRGFRKRFPELTRLYREMGLFAAEITARRGAVGEDKLADIRAMLKGGRKG, from the coding sequence ATGAGCGAACGGCCGAATCGAGAGCGCATCGCCATTCTCGGGGCCGGCAAGGTCGGCACGGCCCTGGGGCATCTGCTGGGAAAGGCGGGCCATGACGTCGTGGCCGTTGCGGGTCGCAGCCTGGAGGCGGCGAGGCGTGCCGTCGCGTACACGGGAGGGACGGCGACGACGGATTTCACCGCAGCCGCACAGGGGGCCGACTGCATCCTCGTCACGACCAGCGACGACGCCATCGAGGGTGTGTGCAGGGCCGTCTCCGCGGCAGGGGGCTTCCGTATGGGCTCGAAGGTGGTGCACACCAGCGGTGTGGGCGGTCTCGACCTTCTCCGCTCGGCCCGCAGGCGGGGAGCCCGCACGGCCTGCATCCACCCGCTGCAGACGTTCGCCGACGTGCAGAGCGCCATTTCCAAGATCCCCGGCAGCACGTTCGGCGTCACGGCCGACGAGGAGATCCTGACCTGGGCCGACCGGCTCGTCGAGGACCTCGGGGGGCGGCCCTTCCACGTATCGCCCGAGGACAAGCCCCTTTACCACGCGGCGGCCTGCATGGCCTCGAACTACCTCGTCACGCTGATGTATCTGGTCGAGGAAATCTACGGGCGCATGGGGCTTTCCCGCGAGGAGGCGCATCGGGCCTTCTGGCCGCTTGTCCGGGGCACCGTCGCCAACATCGAGAGCAAGGGGACCATCCCGTCGTTGACCGGACCGATCGCACGGGGTGACGGTGGAACCGTCCGGAAACACCTCCGGGGATTCCGTAAACGCTTCCCGGAGCTCACGAGGCTCTATCGCGAGATGGGTCTCTTTGCGGCGGAGATCACCGCACGGAGGGGCGCGGTGGGGGAGGACAAACTGGCGGACATACGAGCCATGCTGAAGGGAGGCCGAAAGGGATGA
- a CDS encoding transposase, with protein sequence MIEEYLSGVSTAAQLMRRHEISSGLLYHWKDQYTKGRFDNPPSHEAALEERVRQLEQLVGRLTLENEFLKKAVQRSLAPPKRSGGSSLSIVPSSKASKGGAS encoded by the coding sequence GTGATCGAAGAGTACCTGAGCGGGGTCAGCACGGCGGCGCAGCTGATGCGCCGTCACGAGATCTCGTCGGGGCTGCTGTATCACTGGAAGGATCAGTACACCAAGGGGCGCTTTGATAACCCTCCCAGTCACGAAGCGGCCCTGGAGGAGCGCGTCCGTCAGCTCGAGCAGCTGGTGGGCCGGCTCACCCTGGAGAACGAGTTTTTAAAAAAAGCCGTGCAGCGAAGCCTCGCACCGCCGAAGAGAAGCGGCGGTTCATCGCTGAGCATCGTGCCCTCGTCGAAAGCATCGAAAGGGGGTGCGAGCTGA
- a CDS encoding HAD-IA family hydrolase encodes MSKPDGRMFVQLMVFDLDGTLADTGADLAGSVNRTLRSMGIPGRPEPEILRFVGDGVRKLLERSLGEAHRGRLDEALTRFKSDYAEHLLDRTVLYPGVLDLLRRFSDKAKVIITNKNTDFSLALCRGLGIESCFREIIGGDSAAFMKPDPRVLLPLLDRYGSKPEETLVVGDGVNDILLARNAGVRSCAILNGIGSREELIGLKPDFAIERITDLERIAC; translated from the coding sequence ATGAGCAAGCCTGACGGCAGGATGTTCGTGCAGCTGATGGTCTTCGATCTCGACGGCACGCTGGCAGACACGGGAGCCGACCTGGCCGGCTCCGTCAACCGCACCCTGCGGTCCATGGGAATCCCCGGTCGCCCGGAGCCGGAGATCCTCCGGTTTGTAGGCGACGGCGTGCGCAAACTCCTCGAGAGGTCCCTCGGAGAGGCTCACCGGGGGCGTCTCGACGAGGCCCTCACACGCTTCAAATCCGACTACGCCGAGCATCTGCTCGACCGGACCGTCCTCTATCCCGGCGTGCTGGATCTCCTGCGCCGGTTCTCCGACAAGGCGAAGGTGATCATCACGAACAAGAACACGGACTTCTCGCTCGCCCTGTGCAGGGGCCTGGGCATCGAATCGTGTTTCCGTGAGATCATCGGCGGGGACTCGGCGGCGTTCATGAAACCGGACCCGCGGGTCCTGCTGCCACTGCTGGACCGCTACGGGTCGAAGCCCGAGGAGACCCTCGTCGTCGGCGACGGGGTGAACGACATCCTGCTGGCCCGCAACGCAGGGGTTCGCAGCTGTGCAATCCTGAACGGGATCGGCAGCCGGGAGGAGCTGATCGGGCTGAAGCCGGATTTCGCCATCGAAAGGATCACCGACCTTGAGCGGATCGCCTGCTGA
- a CDS encoding aspartate kinase, with translation MALIVQKYGGTSVANLEKIRNVAERVIRAKEGGNNLVVVLSAMAGETDRLIGLANQASDNRPDDREYDALIATGEQVTVTLLALTLNRMGHKARSFLAHQVKIHTDRAHTKARIIKVDTREIEKELKKGHVVVVAGFQGVDSENHITTLGRGGSDTSAVALAAALKADVCEIYTDVDGVYTTDPNLCRAARKLDKVSYDEMLEMASAGAKVLHPRSVELAKKYDVPVYVKSSFTDDAGTLVTKEDEEMESVVVSGVTYDRDQAKVTVVHVPDRPGIAARLFTTLSDRNIPVDMIIQNASIDGFTDLSFTVSKKDMKEVERLIGPVAQEIGAQGVQYDQNISKVSIVGVGMRSHAGVASRMFAALAKEGINILMISTSEIKISCVIESKYTELAVMVLHETFGLDRK, from the coding sequence ATGGCGCTGATCGTACAGAAATACGGCGGGACGTCCGTGGCCAACCTGGAAAAGATCCGGAACGTGGCCGAGCGGGTCATCCGCGCCAAGGAGGGGGGAAACAACCTCGTCGTCGTCCTTTCCGCCATGGCGGGCGAAACAGACCGCCTCATCGGCCTGGCGAACCAGGCCTCGGACAATAGGCCCGACGACCGGGAATACGACGCCCTGATCGCGACGGGCGAACAGGTCACGGTGACGCTGCTCGCGCTCACCCTCAACCGCATGGGGCACAAGGCCCGGTCCTTCCTGGCGCACCAGGTCAAGATCCACACCGACAGGGCCCACACGAAGGCCCGCATCATCAAGGTCGACACCCGCGAGATCGAGAAGGAGCTGAAGAAGGGCCACGTGGTGGTCGTGGCCGGGTTCCAGGGGGTCGACTCGGAGAACCACATCACGACCCTGGGGCGCGGGGGCTCCGACACGAGCGCCGTGGCGCTGGCGGCCGCCCTGAAGGCGGACGTCTGCGAGATCTACACGGACGTCGACGGGGTCTACACGACGGACCCCAACCTGTGCCGGGCGGCCCGAAAACTCGACAAGGTGTCCTATGACGAAATGCTCGAGATGGCGAGCGCCGGGGCCAAGGTGCTGCACCCCCGGTCGGTCGAACTGGCAAAGAAATACGATGTGCCCGTGTACGTGAAGTCGTCTTTCACGGACGATGCGGGGACTCTGGTCACCAAGGAGGATGAGGAAATGGAATCAGTCGTTGTGTCGGGAGTCACCTATGACAGGGATCAGGCCAAGGTCACCGTCGTCCACGTCCCGGACCGTCCCGGGATTGCAGCCCGACTCTTCACGACGTTGTCGGATCGCAACATCCCCGTCGACATGATTATCCAGAACGCCAGCATCGACGGCTTCACCGACCTCTCCTTCACCGTGTCAAAGAAGGACATGAAGGAAGTCGAGAGGCTCATCGGTCCCGTGGCCCAGGAGATCGGGGCCCAGGGTGTCCAGTACGACCAGAACATCTCCAAGGTGTCCATCGTCGGGGTCGGCATGCGAAGCCACGCCGGGGTGGCCTCCCGGATGTTCGCGGCCCTTGCCAAGGAGGGGATCAACATTCTCATGATCAGCACGTCGGAAATCAAGATCTCCTGCGTGATCGAGTCGAAGTACACGGAACTGGCCGTGATGGTCCTCCACGAGACCTTCGGGCTCGACCGCAAGTAG
- the panB gene encoding 3-methyl-2-oxobutanoate hydroxymethyltransferase — MSTQVKITRVTTSTIRDMKKKGERLTMLTAYDYPTAAAVDEAGIDIILVGDSLGMVVLGYDSTLPVTMEDMLHHTKAVTRAAKRAMVIGDMPFMSYQVSVEEAVRNAGRFMQEAGAHGVKLEGGREVAEVTRRIAQAGIPVMAHIGLTPQSVHQLGGYKVQGKDHPSATRLLEDAKILEEAGAFSIVLECVPAALAEKITASLSISTIGIGGGVHCDGQVLVVHDMLGLFERFTPKFVKKYANLSAQIKEAAAQYIDEVKKGTFPGPEHSF; from the coding sequence ATGAGCACACAGGTCAAGATCACGCGGGTTACCACGTCGACGATCCGGGACATGAAGAAAAAAGGCGAGAGGCTCACCATGCTGACCGCCTACGATTACCCGACGGCGGCGGCCGTGGACGAGGCCGGGATCGACATCATCCTCGTGGGGGATTCGCTGGGGATGGTCGTTCTCGGCTACGACAGCACCCTCCCCGTGACGATGGAGGACATGCTGCACCACACCAAGGCCGTTACCCGGGCGGCCAAGCGGGCCATGGTGATCGGGGATATGCCGTTCATGTCCTACCAGGTGTCGGTCGAAGAGGCCGTACGCAATGCCGGACGCTTCATGCAGGAGGCTGGGGCCCACGGGGTCAAACTCGAAGGGGGCCGCGAAGTGGCCGAGGTGACGCGCCGGATCGCCCAGGCGGGCATCCCCGTCATGGCGCACATCGGCCTCACGCCGCAGTCCGTGCACCAGCTCGGCGGATACAAGGTGCAGGGCAAGGATCACCCCTCGGCCACGAGGCTGCTCGAGGATGCCAAGATCCTCGAGGAGGCGGGGGCCTTTTCCATCGTCCTGGAGTGCGTGCCCGCCGCGCTGGCGGAGAAGATCACGGCATCGCTTTCCATCTCCACGATCGGCATCGGCGGGGGCGTGCACTGCGACGGCCAGGTCCTGGTGGTGCACGACATGCTGGGGCTCTTCGAGCGTTTCACCCCGAAGTTTGTCAAGAAGTACGCAAACCTGAGTGCGCAGATCAAGGAGGCGGCCGCGCAGTACATCGACGAGGTGAAGAAGGGGACGTTCCCCGGCCCGGAGCACTCCTTCTAA
- the folP gene encoding dihydropteroate synthase → MPVKNRIRLLHPPTASESEDLLRDIGVEPYGISSMAPKMRHCNVLIEGLTPKVANIIKQEMLSLGGDAAVSRGSVDCSVRRTDVLIMGTVKQLLRFADKLALQPFGLKDVSSDIRELLANAGRREYVLKTPRREIRLTGRTLIMGVINMTPDSFSDGGAIADAQQGLRQAVRLIEEGADILDIGGESSRPGARPVPLKEELRRVIPLIGLITRETGVPVSIDTAKAEVARQAVEAGAEIVNDITALRGDRQMARVVAAAGVPVVLMHMRGTPRTMQKGDLRYRSLLGEIIRFLDERIGKAVSAGVSRDRIVVDPGIGFGKSVEDNLRLIRHLGEFKALGCPVCVGVSRKHFTGKITGVEKPSERIEGTAAAVTASILNGADIVRVHDVGIMKRVAAMADAVRGER, encoded by the coding sequence ATGCCCGTGAAGAACCGGATCCGCCTCCTGCACCCTCCGACCGCATCGGAGTCCGAGGACCTCCTGAGGGACATCGGCGTCGAGCCCTACGGAATCTCGTCCATGGCCCCCAAGATGCGCCACTGCAACGTGCTCATCGAAGGCCTTACGCCGAAGGTGGCCAACATCATCAAGCAGGAGATGCTCTCTCTGGGAGGAGACGCGGCCGTTTCCCGGGGCTCCGTCGACTGCAGCGTGCGGAGGACGGACGTGCTCATCATGGGCACCGTCAAGCAGCTGCTCCGGTTCGCCGACAAGCTTGCCCTCCAGCCCTTCGGGCTGAAGGACGTCTCGTCGGATATCCGGGAGCTGCTCGCCAACGCCGGGCGGCGGGAGTATGTGCTCAAGACGCCCCGGCGCGAGATCAGGCTGACCGGCCGGACCCTCATCATGGGGGTGATCAACATGACGCCGGACTCCTTTTCCGACGGCGGTGCGATCGCCGACGCGCAGCAGGGTTTGCGGCAGGCCGTCCGGCTGATCGAAGAGGGGGCGGACATCCTCGACATCGGGGGCGAGTCCTCGAGGCCGGGCGCCAGGCCGGTGCCCCTCAAGGAGGAACTCCGCCGGGTCATCCCCCTCATCGGGCTGATCACCCGGGAAACGGGCGTGCCCGTCTCCATCGACACGGCCAAGGCCGAGGTCGCCCGTCAGGCCGTCGAGGCCGGGGCCGAGATCGTCAACGACATCACGGCGCTCCGGGGGGACCGGCAGATGGCCCGTGTGGTCGCCGCGGCGGGAGTCCCGGTCGTTCTCATGCACATGCGGGGGACGCCCCGGACGATGCAGAAAGGGGACCTTCGATACCGCTCCCTGCTCGGCGAGATCATCCGTTTCCTCGACGAACGGATCGGAAAAGCCGTGTCGGCGGGCGTCTCCCGGGACCGGATCGTCGTCGACCCCGGGATCGGGTTCGGCAAGAGCGTTGAGGACAACCTCCGCCTGATCCGCCACCTCGGCGAGTTCAAGGCCCTGGGATGCCCTGTCTGTGTCGGCGTCTCCCGCAAGCACTTCACGGGCAAGATCACCGGGGTGGAGAAACCGAGCGAGCGCATCGAGGGAACCGCCGCCGCCGTGACGGCCTCCATTCTGAACGGGGCGGACATCGTCCGGGTCCACGACGTGGGCATCATGAAGAGGGTGGCGGCCATGGCGGACGCCGTCAGGGGGGAACGATGA
- the tilS gene encoding tRNA lysidine(34) synthetase TilS yields the protein MLTKVRRTVETHRMLRPGDHVLAAVSGGADSVALLAVLQRLGPVFGVSLTAAHFNHGMRAAESDRDEAFVRSLCRARGIPLLTGSIGMTRRSAGLSPEDFLRRRRYAFLESAARQAGADRIALGHHRGDQAETVLMHLIRGSGLSGLAGIAPVRDGGRFIRPLIDCSPAEIARYCQKEGLSFVTDSSNADERYLRNRIRRVLLPELARRFNPAILDALCRLADVVRQEDDYMKDRALRALGSWPGDPAGTKIPLRGLARLHPALRRRVVLEILRRLAGPDRAVGLDHVQSVLELAEGPNRGGTLHMPGNVLVRRIGGTLECSRAGPSGLRGRGPGTPQSAGDLFCAEVPVPGIVRIESQGLRMRFRVLRRPPCVPTATARKAYLDLDRISGPLVVRSPRPGDRIQPLGMRGSRKLSRLFIDLKVPRADRNKTPVLADDCSVLWVPGIRLSERARVAEGTRHVLKAEII from the coding sequence GTGCTGACGAAGGTTCGAAGGACCGTGGAGACGCACCGGATGCTCCGGCCGGGAGACCACGTGCTGGCCGCGGTGTCCGGGGGCGCGGACTCCGTCGCTCTGCTCGCCGTACTCCAGCGTCTCGGCCCGGTCTTCGGGGTCTCCCTCACGGCAGCACACTTCAACCACGGAATGCGGGCGGCGGAGTCGGATCGTGATGAGGCCTTCGTCCGCAGCCTCTGCCGTGCGCGAGGTATCCCCCTGCTGACCGGTTCGATCGGGATGACCCGGCGAAGCGCGGGCCTCTCGCCGGAGGACTTCCTGCGGCGCAGGCGATACGCCTTCCTCGAGTCGGCGGCCCGGCAGGCGGGCGCGGACCGCATCGCGCTGGGACACCACAGGGGAGACCAGGCTGAGACGGTGCTCATGCACCTCATCCGGGGCTCCGGCCTGAGCGGGCTCGCGGGCATTGCGCCCGTGCGGGACGGCGGACGCTTCATCCGCCCGCTCATCGACTGCTCGCCCGCGGAGATCGCCCGATATTGCCAAAAGGAGGGCCTGTCCTTCGTCACGGACAGCTCCAACGCCGACGAGCGTTATCTGAGGAACCGCATCCGAAGAGTCCTGCTTCCCGAGCTGGCGAGGCGCTTCAACCCGGCGATTCTCGACGCCCTGTGCAGGCTGGCCGACGTGGTCAGGCAGGAGGACGATTACATGAAGGACCGGGCCCTGCGGGCCCTCGGGTCCTGGCCGGGGGATCCGGCCGGGACGAAGATCCCCCTGCGGGGACTTGCAAGGCTCCATCCCGCGCTCAGGCGCAGGGTCGTCCTGGAGATCCTGCGCCGCCTGGCAGGGCCGGATCGTGCCGTGGGCCTCGACCACGTGCAGTCCGTGCTGGAGCTGGCCGAAGGCCCGAACCGCGGCGGCACGCTGCACATGCCGGGCAACGTCCTGGTCCGCAGGATCGGCGGCACTCTCGAATGCAGCCGTGCCGGGCCTTCCGGGCTCCGCGGGCGGGGCCCGGGAACGCCGCAGAGTGCCGGTGATCTGTTCTGCGCCGAGGTTCCCGTCCCGGGCATCGTCCGGATCGAGAGCCAGGGGCTGCGCATGCGCTTCCGGGTGCTGCGGCGGCCGCCCTGCGTGCCGACGGCGACGGCGCGGAAGGCATACCTAGATCTCGACCGGATCAGCGGGCCGCTGGTCGTGCGCAGCCCCAGGCCCGGCGACCGGATCCAGCCGCTGGGCATGCGGGGAAGCCGGAAACTCAGCAGGCTGTTCATCGACCTGAAGGTGCCGAGGGCCGATCGGAACAAGACCCCCGTGCTGGCCGACGACTGCTCCGTCCTGTGGGTGCCGGGCATCCGGCTCTCCGAGAGGGCCCGCGTCGCCGAAGGGACGAGACATGTCCTGAAGGCAGAAATCATTTGA
- a CDS encoding ATP-dependent metallopeptidase FtsH/Yme1/Tma family protein, whose translation MNPLQKNIALWLIISLIFVLLYNLFNQPKNAQDSIIFSDFIAAVEKGQVVEVSIQGESISGKFVNGKSFKTYAPKEAGLVPLLKEKGVRIAAKPVEDSPWYMTVLISWFPTILLIAIWVFFMRQMQSGGGKAMSFGKSRARLMTDRSKKVTFNDVAGIDEAKGELQEIIDFLRDPKKFTRLGGRIPKGVLLVGPPGTGKTLLARAIAGEADVPFFTISGSDFVEMFVGVGASRVRDLFMQGKKNAPCIIFIDEIDAVGRHRGAGLGGGHDEREQTLNALLVEMDGFESNEGVILVSATNRPDVLDPALLRPGRFDRQVVVPLPDVKGREKILEVHMRKTIVAEDVQTAVIARGTPGFSGADIENLVNEAALHAARNGKEKVSMADFEYAKDKVLMGAERKSMVISEKEKRITAYHEAGHALVAKMLPGTDPIHKITIIPRGRALGLTQQLPMDEKHTYPRRYLLNSIAILLGGRAAEELVLDDFTTGAGNDIERATDLARHMVCDWGMSPMGPMSFGKKEEQIFLGRELAMHKDYSEETARKIDAEIARIVTEGYETAKKALSENLQILHTLADELIKREVLNAEDLDAIISGRSLPEQEPAAVPQPAR comes from the coding sequence TTGAATCCTTTACAGAAGAATATCGCACTGTGGCTGATCATCAGCCTCATCTTCGTGCTGCTCTACAACCTCTTCAACCAGCCGAAGAACGCTCAGGACAGCATCATTTTCAGCGACTTCATCGCCGCCGTCGAAAAGGGGCAGGTCGTCGAGGTCAGCATCCAGGGGGAGAGCATCTCGGGGAAGTTCGTCAACGGCAAGAGCTTCAAGACCTACGCCCCCAAGGAAGCGGGGCTTGTGCCCCTGCTCAAGGAGAAGGGCGTGCGGATCGCCGCCAAGCCCGTCGAGGACTCACCCTGGTACATGACGGTGCTGATTTCCTGGTTCCCGACGATCCTGCTGATCGCCATCTGGGTCTTCTTCATGCGCCAGATGCAGTCCGGGGGCGGGAAGGCCATGTCCTTCGGCAAAAGCCGTGCCCGGCTCATGACGGACCGGTCCAAGAAGGTGACCTTCAACGACGTCGCAGGGATCGACGAGGCCAAGGGTGAGCTGCAGGAGATCATCGACTTCCTGCGGGACCCGAAGAAGTTCACCCGGCTCGGCGGACGGATCCCCAAGGGCGTCCTGCTCGTCGGCCCCCCGGGCACGGGGAAGACCCTTCTGGCGAGGGCGATCGCGGGCGAGGCCGACGTGCCGTTCTTCACGATCAGCGGCTCGGACTTCGTCGAGATGTTCGTCGGGGTGGGGGCCTCCCGCGTCCGTGACCTCTTCATGCAGGGAAAGAAGAACGCCCCCTGCATCATCTTCATCGATGAGATCGATGCCGTCGGTCGTCACCGGGGCGCGGGTCTCGGCGGAGGGCACGACGAACGCGAGCAGACCCTGAACGCCCTGCTCGTCGAGATGGACGGGTTCGAGTCCAACGAGGGGGTCATCCTCGTGTCCGCCACGAACCGTCCCGACGTCCTCGACCCGGCCCTGCTGAGGCCTGGACGATTCGACCGCCAGGTCGTCGTGCCGCTGCCCGACGTGAAGGGCAGGGAGAAGATCCTCGAGGTGCACATGCGCAAGACGATCGTTGCCGAGGATGTCCAGACCGCCGTCATCGCGAGGGGGACCCCGGGCTTTTCCGGCGCCGACATCGAAAACCTCGTCAACGAGGCGGCCCTCCACGCGGCGCGCAACGGCAAGGAGAAGGTCTCCATGGCGGACTTCGAGTACGCGAAGGACAAGGTCCTGATGGGGGCCGAGCGCAAGAGCATGGTTATCAGCGAAAAGGAGAAGAGGATCACGGCCTATCACGAGGCGGGGCACGCCCTGGTGGCCAAGATGCTGCCCGGGACCGACCCGATCCACAAGATCACGATCATCCCGCGAGGCCGGGCGCTGGGCCTCACGCAGCAGCTTCCCATGGACGAGAAGCATACCTACCCGAGGCGCTACCTGCTCAACAGCATCGCCATCCTGCTGGGAGGCCGTGCGGCCGAGGAGCTCGTCCTGGACGACTTCACCACCGGTGCCGGCAATGACATCGAGAGGGCCACCGACCTGGCGAGGCACATGGTCTGCGACTGGGGCATGAGCCCCATGGGCCCCATGAGCTTCGGAAAGAAGGAGGAGCAGATCTTCCTGGGCCGCGAACTGGCCATGCACAAGGACTACAGCGAGGAGACGGCGAGGAAGATCGACGCGGAGATCGCGCGGATCGTGACCGAGGGATACGAGACCGCAAAAAAAGCCCTGTCCGAGAACCTGCAGATCCTGCACACCCTGGCCGACGAACTGATCAAGAGGGAGGTGCTCAACGCCGAAGACCTCGATGCCATCATCAGCGGCCGCAGCCTCCCGGAGCAGGAGCCTGCAGCCGTCCCGCAGCCCGCCCGCTGA
- the tsaE gene encoding tRNA (adenosine(37)-N6)-threonylcarbamoyltransferase complex ATPase subunit type 1 TsaE, translating into MILRLISDSRERTVEIGRRIGSFLGRGDIVALIGELGSGKTTLTQGIARGLDVAENVPVVSPTFTLVNEYPGRLPLVHLDAYRLSGPADLEDMGYEEYFFGGGVVVIEWAEKILDLLPDAAIVLRMAYIDENTRELIIEGPPGTLQELEDHLKSGGIAWR; encoded by the coding sequence TTGATTTTGAGACTGATTTCTGATAGTCGGGAGCGGACCGTCGAGATCGGCCGCCGGATCGGGAGCTTTCTGGGCCGGGGTGACATCGTGGCGCTCATCGGGGAGCTCGGCTCCGGAAAGACCACCCTCACCCAGGGAATCGCGCGGGGGCTCGACGTGGCGGAAAACGTGCCCGTCGTGAGCCCCACGTTCACCCTGGTCAACGAGTACCCGGGGAGGCTGCCGCTCGTCCATCTCGATGCCTACAGGCTCTCGGGTCCCGCGGACCTGGAGGACATGGGCTACGAGGAGTACTTCTTCGGCGGGGGGGTCGTCGTCATCGAGTGGGCGGAGAAAATTCTCGACCTGCTGCCGGACGCGGCGATCGTCTTGCGCATGGCCTACATCGACGAGAACACCCGGGAGCTCATCATCGAAGGCCCACCGGGGACATTGCAAGAGCTGGAGGACCATCTGAAATCCGGAGGAATCGCATGGCGCTGA
- a CDS encoding NifB/NifX family molybdenum-iron cluster-binding protein encodes MDCVVTGHIGRKATAALKSAGVRIFLGASGTVQSAIEAFRAGSLEEKI; translated from the coding sequence GTGGACTGCGTCGTGACGGGACACATCGGCCGAAAGGCGACGGCGGCCCTCAAGAGCGCGGGAGTCCGGATCTTCCTGGGCGCCTCGGGGACGGTGCAGTCGGCCATCGAGGCCTTCCGGGCTGGCAGCCTTGAGGAGAAGATCTGA